CTGTGTTTTATCAGGAATGTTCACCTTCTCCCACTTCGTCTCCAGGGTGAGCGGCGGGGTGAGCACGGTGGGATTTTTGAACGGCTGATCGATCTTCCATGCGCCGAAGAACTTCTCTGCGAGCTCTTCCGCTCCTCTCGTCGTGACGTCTCCAGACAGCACAATGGTCACCGCGCGGGGGCCATAGTGTGTCGTGAAGAATTGGGCAATGTCTTCACGGCGCACCGAACGGATGCTCTTGACATCGCCTTCAACCTTGTGCCGGTAGGGGTGTCCGAATGGGTAGATGCACTCATACGCTCTGTCCACGGCCACCTGCTGGGTGTCGTGAGAAGCCTCCTCGAGGGCCGTGACAATCTGCACCCTGAGCTTGTCCATCTCTCCCTCGGGGAAGACGGGCTCCTCGAGCATCTGGGCCAGCACCTCCATAACCAGCGGCAGCTTTTCCCTGAGCATGCGGGCGACGAGCGCCACCCGGTCGCGCTCGCAGCTGATATGGAGCTCGGTCCCGGATGAGTCGAGCGTCTCGGCGATGAGCGCCCCGCTCATCCCGGTGCTGCCGCGCTCGAGCATGCGGGCGGTGAAATTCGCCAGCCCCGGCGCGCCCGATGGATCATACGCGCTCCCCGCGGCGATGTCCACGTACGCGACGAGTGAGGGCGAGCTGTTATTTTCTCTCACGATGAGCGTGAGGCCGTTCTGGAAAATCTTCCGTGTCGCATTCAGCGCTATCCGTGGAGTCCCGCGCGTGCGGGGGGCGGCCTCGCTCCTCTTCTGTTTTTCCTCCCCGCCCTGCGGCGTCGACGGTTCCGCGCGGCCCTCTTTCTTGAGCCACGAGGGGACGAAGCTCATCCTCTTCCGCTCGGCAAGAATTGTGCGATCGGGTGAGGCGCCGCCCTCGCGATACCCCGCGACCTTCCCCTGGTTGCTCACGTTGACCGCCCGGCCATGACCGCGCGCGGGCCCCGCCTCCGGAAGATACCAGCCCACCGTTCTGTTCTTCTCTGAGAGATATTTCTTCGCCACCGAGATAATCGCATCCCTCTTCACCTCCCCTATCCTTGAGATGAAGGACCGGGCGAATGTATAATTATCCAGTGTGTCAAAAAAACCCAGCAGGTGAGCTTGCCCGGTGACGCTCTCGGTATCATAGACAAAGCGGGACCGGAGCTGGTTGCGCACCTTCTGGAACTCCTCTTCGGTGACCGCCCCCTCTTTCACCCCGTCGATTATCTTTACCACGGCATCCTCGAGTTTCTCGAGTCCGACCCCGGCCGCAGCGGTGGCATACACGCACAAGGCATACGGATACTTCGTCGGCAGGTAAATTGACCCGGCCTTCGCTGCGAGTTTCGTTTCCACAAGGCCACGATAGAGACGCGAGCTCCTGGAGGCCTGTCCCCGCCAGTCAACGCCGTAGAGATTGATGCTCTCAGCTCCTCCGAGCATGGTGTCGAGCGCGAGCAGGGGGAAGAAATCCTCGCTGTCGATGGTGGGCGTGTGGTACAGGAGCTGGAGGTAGGCGGTTTCCCCTCCCCGTGAGATCTTCACGCGGCGCTCGCCGAGCTGTTCCGGTTCCCGTGTGCGCAGGCGCGCGACTGCCGGCCCCCCGG
This is a stretch of genomic DNA from Candidatus Auribacterota bacterium. It encodes these proteins:
- a CDS encoding pitrilysin family protein; translated protein: MKRDTRKRVVSMAGLCVAILFTNACCFGSEVREERLDNGLRVLFSRVEGMPLVSVWSWVHAGSANECPGITGAAHWCEHMNFKGTERYSREEMKNLLEREGGAWNGYTWLDQTAYYETLPSSALDLALDIEAQRMASSLFRPGEVESERSVIISELQMGENDPENLLDIETTAAAFKAHPYRWPTIGWQSDVEGMGREDLYRFYRRYYNPCNVTIVVVGDFDEQEALRKIRDKFGEIPGGPAVARLRTREPEQLGERRVKISRGGETAYLQLLYHTPTIDSEDFFPLLALDTMLGGAESINLYGVDWRGQASRSSRLYRGLVETKLAAKAGSIYLPTKYPYALCVYATAAAGVGLEKLEDAVVKIIDGVKEGAVTEEEFQKVRNQLRSRFVYDTESVTGQAHLLGFFDTLDNYTFARSFISRIGEVKRDAIISVAKKYLSEKNRTVGWYLPEAGPARGHGRAVNVSNQGKVAGYREGGASPDRTILAERKRMSFVPSWLKKEGRAEPSTPQGGEEKQKRSEAAPRTRGTPRIALNATRKIFQNGLTLIVRENNSSPSLVAYVDIAAGSAYDPSGAPGLANFTARMLERGSTGMSGALIAETLDSSGTELHISCERDRVALVARMLREKLPLVMEVLAQMLEEPVFPEGEMDKLRVQIVTALEEASHDTQQVAVDRAYECIYPFGHPYRHKVEGDVKSIRSVRREDIAQFFTTHYGPRAVTIVLSGDVTTRGAEELAEKFFGAWKIDQPFKNPTVLTPPLTLETKWEKVNIPDKTQVDIAAGFRGISRDNPDYYALHVMNTILGRFGMGGRLGRTIREDEGLAYYVMSAFIPYRYVGPFLVRAGVNPKNVDKAVREIRNGVLKMRDEGVSSRELQESKDFIVKSLPRQLETNGAVAAALADIQFYNLGLDYFERYPDLIKAVSARDVLRVAREYLHPDSLSIILAGPVK